A single window of Methylocella tundrae DNA harbors:
- the greA gene encoding transcription elongation factor GreA has product MDKFPMTAAGHLALEDELKRRQQVERPRIIQAIAEARSHGDLSENAEYHSAKEAQSLNEGRIAELEDKLSRAEVIDVSKLSGNTVMFGATVTLVDEDTDEEKTYQIVGETEADVKSGRVSITSPTARALIGKKVGDTVEVNTPGGGKSYEILKVAFQ; this is encoded by the coding sequence ATGGACAAGTTTCCCATGACGGCAGCGGGGCATCTCGCGCTCGAAGACGAGTTGAAGCGGCGCCAGCAGGTCGAGCGGCCGCGGATCATCCAGGCGATCGCGGAAGCGCGCTCGCATGGAGACCTGTCCGAGAACGCCGAATATCACTCCGCCAAAGAGGCGCAGTCCCTGAACGAGGGCCGCATCGCCGAACTCGAGGATAAATTGTCTCGCGCGGAGGTGATCGACGTTTCAAAACTGTCCGGAAACACGGTGATGTTCGGCGCGACCGTAACCTTGGTCGACGAGGACACGGACGAGGAAAAAACCTATCAGATCGTTGGCGAGACCGAGGCGGACGTGAAGTCCGGCCGCGTCTCAATCACGTCTCCCACGGCGCGCGCGCTGATCGGCAAGAAAGTCGGCGATACGGTCGAGGTCAATACGCCCGGCGGCGGTAAGAGCTATGAAATCTTGAAAGTAGCATTTCAGTGA
- a CDS encoding CgeB family protein — MKILYLGPTEGTAIQRIKALRRLGHDVTVVDPHLGRFVPLIPERLIDAWCFRTGAIGVEWLVERYVAKQIGNTTFDVAFVDHGDLLNASCIAHLKTLAKVVVNYNQDNPYVPRDKGRWRVFLTALPLYDLIATHRVSSANSAARAGAKRVLLTREAADEAVHRPIELSGEDLARFSSKVAFVGTWMPERGPIMLRLIERGVPLRIYGPRWQKAPEYEQLRSHVVLGELKGDDYVKAIRGASIAIGLLSKGNEDLHTTRSFEIPAIGTLFCAERTSDHLEMYKDGEEAVFFDTVDECADLCLSLLKHPDRIKEIADAGLKRVHQNGDFNEKLVTKIIDAALKG, encoded by the coding sequence ATGAAGATATTGTATCTGGGTCCAACAGAGGGAACTGCGATTCAGCGCATCAAGGCGCTCCGCAGGCTTGGCCATGACGTCACTGTCGTTGACCCCCACCTCGGCCGCTTCGTTCCGCTCATTCCTGAGAGGTTGATCGATGCATGGTGCTTCAGGACAGGCGCCATCGGCGTTGAGTGGCTCGTCGAGCGCTATGTCGCCAAGCAAATCGGAAACACCACTTTCGACGTCGCCTTTGTCGACCACGGAGACTTGCTCAACGCCTCGTGCATTGCCCATCTGAAGACGCTCGCAAAGGTCGTCGTCAATTATAATCAGGATAATCCCTATGTGCCGAGGGATAAGGGTCGCTGGCGCGTCTTCCTGACAGCGCTGCCTCTCTATGATTTGATTGCGACCCATCGGGTAAGCAGCGCCAATAGCGCCGCGCGGGCCGGGGCAAAGCGCGTATTGCTGACGAGAGAGGCGGCCGACGAGGCTGTCCATCGGCCGATCGAGCTGAGTGGCGAGGACCTTGCTCGATTTTCATCGAAAGTCGCTTTCGTTGGAACGTGGATGCCTGAACGGGGACCGATCATGCTCCGACTCATCGAACGCGGGGTCCCCTTGCGCATTTACGGACCAAGGTGGCAAAAGGCGCCGGAATACGAACAGTTGCGCTCCCACGTCGTTTTGGGGGAACTCAAAGGTGACGACTATGTGAAGGCGATCCGGGGCGCTTCGATCGCAATCGGCCTTCTGTCAAAGGGAAACGAGGACCTTCACACGACGCGAAGCTTCGAGATCCCCGCCATCGGCACGCTTTTCTGCGCCGAACGCACAAGCGATCACCTCGAAATGTACAAGGACGGTGAGGAAGCGGTGTTTTTCGATACGGTCGACGAATGTGCGGATCTTTGCCTGTCCCTGCTCAAGCATCCGGACCGTATAAAAGAGATCGCCGACGCCGGATTGAAGCGGGTGCATCAGAACGGCGACTTCAATGAGAAACTGGTGACGAAAATCATCGACGCGGCCTTGAAAGGCTAA
- a CDS encoding D-glycero-alpha-D-manno-heptose-1,7-bisphosphate 7-phosphatase codes for MSSPAIFLDRDGTIIVERNYPSHPDQVELLDAATAGLRALAKHGFPFVVVSNQSGIGRGYFSVDEADAVEARVRELLAGEGVIIAKWYRCPHAPDEDCGCRKPLPGMIHWAVRDLDIDPSRSFVIGDKWSDVELAAAVGAVGILVTTGHGQSDADRARRLGVAVCRNLLEASEEVARQLALNNA; via the coding sequence ATGTCGTCTCCAGCCATCTTTCTCGACCGCGATGGAACCATCATCGTGGAAAGAAACTATCCTTCTCATCCCGATCAGGTCGAACTTCTCGACGCCGCGACCGCCGGTCTTCGCGCTCTGGCGAAACATGGCTTTCCCTTCGTCGTCGTCTCCAATCAATCGGGCATCGGGCGTGGCTATTTCTCGGTTGATGAGGCAGACGCTGTCGAAGCCCGGGTCAGGGAGCTTCTCGCCGGCGAAGGCGTCATCATCGCTAAATGGTACCGGTGCCCCCATGCGCCGGACGAAGACTGCGGGTGCCGGAAGCCTCTGCCAGGCATGATCCATTGGGCTGTCCGCGATCTTGATATTGATCCATCCCGCTCTTTCGTCATCGGCGATAAATGGTCGGACGTCGAGCTTGCCGCCGCGGTCGGCGCCGTCGGCATTCTGGTGACGACCGGACACGGACAATCGGATGCCGACCGCGCGCGCCGTCTCGGCGTCGCTGTCTGTCGCAACCTCCTCGAGGCGAGCGAGGAAGTCGCCCGCCAGCTGGCTCTGAACAATGCGTAA
- a CDS encoding glycosyltransferase family 9 protein: MLDQVDAVTKRCVAAPQKPVERILIYRIGSLGDTVVALPSFHKLAEVFPDAERYVLTNIPVSSKAAALELILGQSGLIDGVVNYPIQMRSIGDVWRLWSRLRAFGAKTLIYLVPRSGRLPVLRDLLFFRLCGFTRFIGMPLTKTLQVDQIEADTGLVEYECHRLARSIAEIGPTDLDDPKNWDLLLTEAEQEAGDRAITPFAGNPFVAINMGGKVIEKHWGQENWRQLLRELSGSFGGYGLLFLGAADEAAAVEEVSASWPSTVVNSCGKLAPRESAAALKRASLFVGHDSGPMHLAAAVGIVCVAPFGSLNKPRKWYPYGKQHRIVHRADGVTNVKVEQIVAKVREVLPERAVLRLNAKASLG; this comes from the coding sequence ATGTTGGATCAGGTGGACGCCGTCACAAAAAGGTGCGTCGCCGCACCTCAAAAGCCGGTCGAACGCATTCTGATCTATCGGATCGGCAGCCTCGGCGACACCGTCGTTGCTCTGCCATCTTTTCACAAACTGGCCGAAGTGTTTCCCGATGCGGAACGCTATGTCCTGACCAATATTCCCGTCTCGTCGAAAGCGGCCGCGCTCGAACTGATCCTTGGCCAATCGGGCCTGATCGACGGCGTCGTCAACTATCCAATCCAGATGCGTTCGATCGGGGATGTTTGGAGATTGTGGTCGCGCCTTAGGGCGTTTGGCGCGAAAACGCTGATTTATCTTGTTCCACGGAGCGGGCGACTGCCTGTCTTGCGCGACCTTTTGTTTTTCCGCCTTTGCGGCTTCACGCGCTTCATCGGGATGCCGCTCACAAAGACGTTGCAAGTCGATCAGATTGAAGCGGACACCGGCCTCGTTGAATATGAGTGCCACCGCCTGGCGCGCTCGATCGCCGAGATAGGCCCGACGGATCTCGATGATCCAAAAAATTGGGATTTGCTGCTGACGGAGGCGGAACAGGAGGCTGGCGACCGGGCCATCACGCCTTTCGCCGGCAATCCTTTCGTCGCCATAAACATGGGCGGAAAGGTCATCGAGAAACATTGGGGTCAGGAAAACTGGCGACAATTGTTGCGTGAGCTATCGGGCAGTTTCGGCGGCTATGGACTTTTGTTTCTCGGCGCCGCTGACGAGGCAGCCGCCGTGGAGGAGGTTTCGGCGAGTTGGCCGAGCACGGTGGTGAACAGCTGCGGAAAACTGGCCCCTCGTGAGAGCGCGGCGGCGTTGAAGCGAGCGAGCCTCTTCGTCGGCCATGATTCAGGTCCGATGCATCTTGCCGCGGCGGTTGGCATCGTCTGCGTCGCGCCATTTGGAAGCCTGAATAAGCCGCGCAAGTGGTACCCTTACGGAAAGCAGCACCGGATCGTGCATCGCGCGGATGGGGTAACGAACGTCAAAGTGGAACAGATCGTCGCGAAGGTGCGTGAAGTGCTGCCGGAACGCGCCGTTCTGAGGCTGAATGCAAAAGCCAGTCTCGGTTGA
- the rfaD gene encoding ADP-glyceromanno-heptose 6-epimerase encodes MIFVTGGTGFIGSNIVATLNERGVTDIIILDSLGHESKWKNIAKRRFYDVVTPDRIESFLSTAPRAEAVFHMGAISSTTASDGDEILRTNFQLSARLWDWCARQRTPFIYASSAATYGDGSNGFTDDESAPALDKLRPLNLYGWSKHAFDRWALERVAAGIAPPQWAGLKFFNVYGPNESHKGDMQSLVAKNTAAVAAGETISLFRSHREDFRDGQQLRDFVYVADCVAVMMWLLEHKDVSGLFNLGTGKARSFLDLTLAIGAALNKNVDVRYVDMPLSIRDRYQYFTQADMSKLQRAGCNIPFHSLEGGVADYVLSYLTQSDPYR; translated from the coding sequence ATGATTTTTGTAACAGGCGGGACCGGGTTCATCGGCTCCAATATCGTCGCGACGCTGAACGAGCGCGGCGTCACCGACATCATCATCCTCGACTCTCTTGGTCATGAATCGAAGTGGAAAAATATCGCCAAGCGGCGCTTTTACGATGTCGTCACGCCAGACAGGATCGAGAGTTTTCTGAGCACGGCGCCGCGCGCGGAAGCGGTGTTCCATATGGGCGCCATTTCTTCGACCACCGCTTCGGACGGCGATGAAATCCTGCGCACAAACTTTCAGTTGTCCGCCAGATTATGGGATTGGTGCGCGCGGCAGCGCACGCCCTTCATCTATGCGTCCTCGGCCGCCACGTATGGCGATGGTTCAAATGGCTTTACTGACGATGAGTCGGCGCCCGCGCTCGATAAGCTTCGCCCGCTCAATCTCTATGGCTGGTCGAAACACGCTTTCGATCGCTGGGCGCTGGAGCGGGTCGCGGCGGGGATAGCGCCGCCGCAATGGGCCGGGCTGAAGTTCTTTAACGTCTATGGGCCAAATGAGTCGCATAAGGGCGACATGCAGAGTCTCGTCGCCAAAAATACCGCCGCTGTTGCGGCGGGGGAGACCATCTCGCTTTTTAGATCCCATCGCGAGGACTTTCGAGACGGCCAGCAACTGCGGGACTTTGTCTATGTCGCCGATTGCGTCGCGGTGATGATGTGGCTTCTGGAGCACAAGGACGTCTCCGGTCTATTCAATCTGGGGACAGGCAAGGCGCGCTCTTTTCTTGATCTTACTCTGGCGATTGGCGCAGCCCTGAACAAAAATGTGGATGTGCGGTATGTCGACATGCCGCTGAGCATCCGCGATCGCTATCAGTATTTTACGCAAGCGGACATGAGCAAGCTTCAGCGCGCCGGCTGCAACATTCCGTTTCATTCTCTCGAGGGTGGAGTTGCAGATTATGTTCTTTCTTATCTCACGCAATCCGATCCTTACCGGTGA